A genomic segment from Gossypium hirsutum isolate 1008001.06 chromosome D04, Gossypium_hirsutum_v2.1, whole genome shotgun sequence encodes:
- the LOC107898046 gene encoding myb family transcription factor PHL8 yields the protein MSLLHNNIKNMGHQNMNLVLSTDTKPRLKWTPQLHQRFVEAVNQLGGADKATPKSLMRIMGISGLTLYHLKSHLQKYRLGKFQQTEICHSNNLDDYKEIRSNNGNFSDGTHNQMNESLQIAQALQMQMEVQRKLHEQIVVQRHLQLRIEAQGKYLQLVLKKAQETLVGYSSSSVGVGLTKAELSRLGSMVNTGCTSSLFSELTKIGDSSLKEIERSPIRGTMSSMESSLTASESCRRKDAEPPQDENICTRKSSTSAELSLMDVHTEKKPLISGSSNQANGKKRSGSDFSDGILVEQPLAKRREFPGEETGYRLRKSGLLRSFDLNSQCHNDTESASKAVDLNCRE from the exons ATGTCTCTCTTACACAACAACATCAAAAACATGGGTCATCAAAACATGAACTTGGTTCTGTCAACTGATACAAAGCCTAGGTTAAAGTGGACTCCTCAACTTCATCAAAGATTTGTTGAAGCTGTCAATCAACTTGGAGGGGCAGACA AAGCAACACCTAAGAGTCTGATGAGAATCATGGGAATTTCTGGACTCACTTTGTATCATCTTAAAAGCCATTTACAG AAATACAGGCTGGGGAAATTCCAACAGACAGAAATCTGCCATAGCAATAACCTTGATG ACTATAAAGAGATTCGGAGCAATAATGGGAATTTTAGTGATGGAACTCACAACCAGATGAATGA AAGCTTGCAGATTGCTCAGGCTCTCCAAATGCAGATGGAGGTACAGAGAAAGCTTCATGAACAGATTGTG GTTCAGAGACATTTGCAGCTAAGAATCGAAGCTCAAGGAAAGTACTTACAGTTGGTATTAAAGAAAGCCCAAGAAACACTGGTTGGGTATAGCTCCTCTTCTGTTGGTGTAGGACTCACTAAAGCTGAACTCTCTCGACTAGGCTCAATGGTTAACACCGGCTGCACGAGTTCTTTGTTTTCAGAATTGACCAAAATAGGAGATTCAAGCTTAAAAGAGATAGAAAGAAGTCCCATAAGAGGTACTATGAGTTCCATGGAGAGCTCATTGACAGCATCAGAGAGCTGTAGGAGAAAAGATGCGGAGCCACCACAAGATGAGAATATTTGTACCCGGAAATCTAGTACTTCTGCTGAGCTTTCTTTAATGGACGTTCACACAGAAAAGAAGCCATTGATTAGTGGTTCAAGCAATCAAGCTAATGGAAAGAAAAGAAGTGGAAGTGACTTTTCTGATGGTATATTGGTTGAGCAGCCACTAGCTAAAAGACGAGAGTTTCCTGGGGAGGAAACTGGTTATCGTTTGAGAAAATCTGGATTGTTGAGGTCATTTGATCTCAACAGCCAATGCCACAATGACACTGAATCAGCTTCAAAAGCAGTAGACTTGAATTGCAGAGAATAG
- the LOC107898721 gene encoding beta-1,3-galactosyltransferase GALT1 isoform X2, with the protein MLLVLRYVVMKNPVEESYLMNPFSSNATNPLEWVHITGSPTVQYPVNASQVISVDAIAFSLFAQRNLSEGEQQSLFTWNLLKNLINHSHVLPNGVEAIKEAGSAWNSLMALVQEKKLGYANDNSSKKAKEKQCPHFLNKMNATEPDKSDYKLRVPCGLTQGSSITIIGIPNGLLGDFRIDLTGEALPGEPDPPIILHYNVRLHGDKMTEDPVIVQNTWTIAHDWGEEDRCPPSTPDNNRKVDELDQCIKLVSKDDNRTVSPHSHGSRKSSVGLQGVKYFPFKHGSLFVATLRVGSEGIQMTVDGKHITSFAYRETLEPWLVSEVRISGDLKLISVLASGLPTSEDSDLTVNLEALKAIPLSHQMPVDLFIGVFSTANNFKRRMALRRTWMQYPEVRSGTVAVRFLVGMHKNQIVNEELWNEARTYGDIQLMPFVDYYSLITWKTLAICTFGTEVVSAKFVMKTDDDAFLRVGEVVASLSRISMTRGLLYGLINSDSQPHRSTDSKWFISPEEWSEEKYPPWAHGPGYVVSYDIAKAVYNRFNEGRLKMFKLEDVAMGIWIDDMKKEGLEVRYEKEERIFTEGCKDGYVIAHYQGPREMMCLWQKLQETKRARCCGDP; encoded by the exons ATGTTGCTGGTCCTGAGATATGTTGTCATGAAAAATCCTGTTGAAGAAAGCTACTTGATGAATCCCTTCTCCTCCAACGCAACCAATCCACTTGAATGGGTGCATATCACAGGTTCACCTACAGTTCAATATCCAGTTAATGCTTCTCAAGTAATTTCTGTTGATGCCATAGCTTTCAGTCTCTTTGCTCAAAGGAACCTTTCCGAGGGAGAGCAACAATCTTTGTTTACCTGGAATTTGTTGAAGAACTTAATTAACCATTCTCATGTTTTGCCAAATGGAGTAGAAGCTATCAAGGAAGCTGGAAGTGCATGGAATAGCCTGATGGCTTTGGTTCAAGAGAAAAAACTTGGTTATGCGAatgataattcatctaaaaaAGCAAAAGAGAAGCAGTGTCctcattttcttaataaaatgaATGCTACAGAACCTGACAAGAGTGATTATAAGTTGCGAGTTCCTTGTGGCCTCACTCAAGGTTCTTCCATTACGATCATTGGCATTCCAAATGGTCTTCTTGGCGATTTTCGCATTGACTTAACAGGGGAAGCACTTCCAGGGGAGCCTGATCCACCAATAATTTTGCATTACAATGTTAGGCTCCATGGGGATAAGATGACAGAAGACCCTGTAATTGTCCAAAACACCTGGACTATAGCTCATGATTGGGGTGAAGAGGATCGTTGTCCACCCTCAACTCCTGACAATAATAGAAAAG TGGATGAGTTGGACCAGTGCATTAAGCTGGTCAGTAAAGATGATAACCGGACAGTTAGCCCGCATTCCCATGGTTCAAGGAAGTCTTCAGTGGGGCTGCAAGGGGTTAAGTATTTTCCTTTTAAGCACGGTTCATTATTCGTTGCTACTCTTAGAGTAGGATCAGAGGGAATACAGATGACAGTTGATGGAAAGCACATAACATCCTTTGCTTATCGTGAA ACGTTGGAGCCATGGCTGGTTAGTGAGGTTAGAATTTCTGGAGACTTGAAACTAATTTCTGTCTTGGCTAGTGGTTTACCCACTTCAGAGGATTCCGACCTTACAGTTAATCTAGAGGCACTAAAAGCAATTCCTCTCTCTCATCAAATGCCAGTGGATCTCTTTATCGGTGTTTTCTCTACTGCTAATAACTTTAAACGAAGAATGGCACTGAGAAGAACATGGATGCAGTATCCTGAAGTTCGGTCAGGGACAGTTGCAGTGAGATTTTTGGTTGGAATG CATAAAAACCAAATAGTAAATGAGGAACTCTGGAATGAAGCGCGGACATATGGAGACATACAATTAATGCCTTTCGTTGATTACTACAGCCTGATCACTTGGAAAACTTTGGCTATTTGTACCTTTGGG ACAGAAGTTGTTTCTGCCAAGTTTGTCATGAAGACAGATGATGATGCATTTCTTCGTGTGGGTGAAGTAGTGGCTTCACTGAGCAGGATAAGTATGACTCGTGGATTGCTTTATGGACTCATCAACTCAGATTCCCAGCCTCATCGCAGTACTGATAGCAAGTGGTTTATTAGCCCTGAG GAATGGTCCGAAGAGAAGTACCCTCCTTGGGCACATGGTCCTGGCTATGTGGTATCCTATGACATAGCAAAGGCTGTTTACAACAGGTTCAATGAGGGGCGCTTAAAG ATGTTTAAGCTAGAAGATGTGGCAATGGGCATTTGGATCGATGATATGAAGAAAGAAGGTTTAGAAGTTCGATATGAGAAGGAAGAGAGGATATTTACTGAGGGTTGCAAGGATGGATATGTCATTGCCCACTATCAAGGTCCAAGAGAGATGATGTGTTTGTGGCAGAAACTCCAGGAGACAAAAAGAGCTAGATGTTGTGGTGATCCATAA
- the LOC107898721 gene encoding beta-1,3-galactosyltransferase GALT1 isoform X1, with amino-acid sequence MKKWYGGALVASLFMLLVLRYVVMKNPVEESYLMNPFSSNATNPLEWVHITGSPTVQYPVNASQVISVDAIAFSLFAQRNLSEGEQQSLFTWNLLKNLINHSHVLPNGVEAIKEAGSAWNSLMALVQEKKLGYANDNSSKKAKEKQCPHFLNKMNATEPDKSDYKLRVPCGLTQGSSITIIGIPNGLLGDFRIDLTGEALPGEPDPPIILHYNVRLHGDKMTEDPVIVQNTWTIAHDWGEEDRCPPSTPDNNRKVDELDQCIKLVSKDDNRTVSPHSHGSRKSSVGLQGVKYFPFKHGSLFVATLRVGSEGIQMTVDGKHITSFAYRETLEPWLVSEVRISGDLKLISVLASGLPTSEDSDLTVNLEALKAIPLSHQMPVDLFIGVFSTANNFKRRMALRRTWMQYPEVRSGTVAVRFLVGMHKNQIVNEELWNEARTYGDIQLMPFVDYYSLITWKTLAICTFGTEVVSAKFVMKTDDDAFLRVGEVVASLSRISMTRGLLYGLINSDSQPHRSTDSKWFISPEEWSEEKYPPWAHGPGYVVSYDIAKAVYNRFNEGRLKMFKLEDVAMGIWIDDMKKEGLEVRYEKEERIFTEGCKDGYVIAHYQGPREMMCLWQKLQETKRARCCGDP; translated from the exons ATGAAGAAATGGTACGGTGGTGCTCTTGTTGCATCTTTGTTTATGTTGCTGGTCCTGAGATATGTTGTCATGAAAAATCCTGTTGAAGAAAGCTACTTGATGAATCCCTTCTCCTCCAACGCAACCAATCCACTTGAATGGGTGCATATCACAGGTTCACCTACAGTTCAATATCCAGTTAATGCTTCTCAAGTAATTTCTGTTGATGCCATAGCTTTCAGTCTCTTTGCTCAAAGGAACCTTTCCGAGGGAGAGCAACAATCTTTGTTTACCTGGAATTTGTTGAAGAACTTAATTAACCATTCTCATGTTTTGCCAAATGGAGTAGAAGCTATCAAGGAAGCTGGAAGTGCATGGAATAGCCTGATGGCTTTGGTTCAAGAGAAAAAACTTGGTTATGCGAatgataattcatctaaaaaAGCAAAAGAGAAGCAGTGTCctcattttcttaataaaatgaATGCTACAGAACCTGACAAGAGTGATTATAAGTTGCGAGTTCCTTGTGGCCTCACTCAAGGTTCTTCCATTACGATCATTGGCATTCCAAATGGTCTTCTTGGCGATTTTCGCATTGACTTAACAGGGGAAGCACTTCCAGGGGAGCCTGATCCACCAATAATTTTGCATTACAATGTTAGGCTCCATGGGGATAAGATGACAGAAGACCCTGTAATTGTCCAAAACACCTGGACTATAGCTCATGATTGGGGTGAAGAGGATCGTTGTCCACCCTCAACTCCTGACAATAATAGAAAAG TGGATGAGTTGGACCAGTGCATTAAGCTGGTCAGTAAAGATGATAACCGGACAGTTAGCCCGCATTCCCATGGTTCAAGGAAGTCTTCAGTGGGGCTGCAAGGGGTTAAGTATTTTCCTTTTAAGCACGGTTCATTATTCGTTGCTACTCTTAGAGTAGGATCAGAGGGAATACAGATGACAGTTGATGGAAAGCACATAACATCCTTTGCTTATCGTGAA ACGTTGGAGCCATGGCTGGTTAGTGAGGTTAGAATTTCTGGAGACTTGAAACTAATTTCTGTCTTGGCTAGTGGTTTACCCACTTCAGAGGATTCCGACCTTACAGTTAATCTAGAGGCACTAAAAGCAATTCCTCTCTCTCATCAAATGCCAGTGGATCTCTTTATCGGTGTTTTCTCTACTGCTAATAACTTTAAACGAAGAATGGCACTGAGAAGAACATGGATGCAGTATCCTGAAGTTCGGTCAGGGACAGTTGCAGTGAGATTTTTGGTTGGAATG CATAAAAACCAAATAGTAAATGAGGAACTCTGGAATGAAGCGCGGACATATGGAGACATACAATTAATGCCTTTCGTTGATTACTACAGCCTGATCACTTGGAAAACTTTGGCTATTTGTACCTTTGGG ACAGAAGTTGTTTCTGCCAAGTTTGTCATGAAGACAGATGATGATGCATTTCTTCGTGTGGGTGAAGTAGTGGCTTCACTGAGCAGGATAAGTATGACTCGTGGATTGCTTTATGGACTCATCAACTCAGATTCCCAGCCTCATCGCAGTACTGATAGCAAGTGGTTTATTAGCCCTGAG GAATGGTCCGAAGAGAAGTACCCTCCTTGGGCACATGGTCCTGGCTATGTGGTATCCTATGACATAGCAAAGGCTGTTTACAACAGGTTCAATGAGGGGCGCTTAAAG ATGTTTAAGCTAGAAGATGTGGCAATGGGCATTTGGATCGATGATATGAAGAAAGAAGGTTTAGAAGTTCGATATGAGAAGGAAGAGAGGATATTTACTGAGGGTTGCAAGGATGGATATGTCATTGCCCACTATCAAGGTCCAAGAGAGATGATGTGTTTGTGGCAGAAACTCCAGGAGACAAAAAGAGCTAGATGTTGTGGTGATCCATAA
- the LOC107898721 gene encoding beta-1,3-galactosyltransferase GALT1 isoform X3 codes for MKKWYGGALVASLFMLLVLRYVVMKNPVEESYLMNPFSSNATNPLEWVHITEAIKEAGSAWNSLMALVQEKKLGYANDNSSKKAKEKQCPHFLNKMNATEPDKSDYKLRVPCGLTQGSSITIIGIPNGLLGDFRIDLTGEALPGEPDPPIILHYNVRLHGDKMTEDPVIVQNTWTIAHDWGEEDRCPPSTPDNNRKVDELDQCIKLVSKDDNRTVSPHSHGSRKSSVGLQGVKYFPFKHGSLFVATLRVGSEGIQMTVDGKHITSFAYRETLEPWLVSEVRISGDLKLISVLASGLPTSEDSDLTVNLEALKAIPLSHQMPVDLFIGVFSTANNFKRRMALRRTWMQYPEVRSGTVAVRFLVGMHKNQIVNEELWNEARTYGDIQLMPFVDYYSLITWKTLAICTFGTEVVSAKFVMKTDDDAFLRVGEVVASLSRISMTRGLLYGLINSDSQPHRSTDSKWFISPEEWSEEKYPPWAHGPGYVVSYDIAKAVYNRFNEGRLKMFKLEDVAMGIWIDDMKKEGLEVRYEKEERIFTEGCKDGYVIAHYQGPREMMCLWQKLQETKRARCCGDP; via the exons ATGAAGAAATGGTACGGTGGTGCTCTTGTTGCATCTTTGTTTATGTTGCTGGTCCTGAGATATGTTGTCATGAAAAATCCTGTTGAAGAAAGCTACTTGATGAATCCCTTCTCCTCCAACGCAACCAATCCACTTGAATGGGTGCATATCACAG AAGCTATCAAGGAAGCTGGAAGTGCATGGAATAGCCTGATGGCTTTGGTTCAAGAGAAAAAACTTGGTTATGCGAatgataattcatctaaaaaAGCAAAAGAGAAGCAGTGTCctcattttcttaataaaatgaATGCTACAGAACCTGACAAGAGTGATTATAAGTTGCGAGTTCCTTGTGGCCTCACTCAAGGTTCTTCCATTACGATCATTGGCATTCCAAATGGTCTTCTTGGCGATTTTCGCATTGACTTAACAGGGGAAGCACTTCCAGGGGAGCCTGATCCACCAATAATTTTGCATTACAATGTTAGGCTCCATGGGGATAAGATGACAGAAGACCCTGTAATTGTCCAAAACACCTGGACTATAGCTCATGATTGGGGTGAAGAGGATCGTTGTCCACCCTCAACTCCTGACAATAATAGAAAAG TGGATGAGTTGGACCAGTGCATTAAGCTGGTCAGTAAAGATGATAACCGGACAGTTAGCCCGCATTCCCATGGTTCAAGGAAGTCTTCAGTGGGGCTGCAAGGGGTTAAGTATTTTCCTTTTAAGCACGGTTCATTATTCGTTGCTACTCTTAGAGTAGGATCAGAGGGAATACAGATGACAGTTGATGGAAAGCACATAACATCCTTTGCTTATCGTGAA ACGTTGGAGCCATGGCTGGTTAGTGAGGTTAGAATTTCTGGAGACTTGAAACTAATTTCTGTCTTGGCTAGTGGTTTACCCACTTCAGAGGATTCCGACCTTACAGTTAATCTAGAGGCACTAAAAGCAATTCCTCTCTCTCATCAAATGCCAGTGGATCTCTTTATCGGTGTTTTCTCTACTGCTAATAACTTTAAACGAAGAATGGCACTGAGAAGAACATGGATGCAGTATCCTGAAGTTCGGTCAGGGACAGTTGCAGTGAGATTTTTGGTTGGAATG CATAAAAACCAAATAGTAAATGAGGAACTCTGGAATGAAGCGCGGACATATGGAGACATACAATTAATGCCTTTCGTTGATTACTACAGCCTGATCACTTGGAAAACTTTGGCTATTTGTACCTTTGGG ACAGAAGTTGTTTCTGCCAAGTTTGTCATGAAGACAGATGATGATGCATTTCTTCGTGTGGGTGAAGTAGTGGCTTCACTGAGCAGGATAAGTATGACTCGTGGATTGCTTTATGGACTCATCAACTCAGATTCCCAGCCTCATCGCAGTACTGATAGCAAGTGGTTTATTAGCCCTGAG GAATGGTCCGAAGAGAAGTACCCTCCTTGGGCACATGGTCCTGGCTATGTGGTATCCTATGACATAGCAAAGGCTGTTTACAACAGGTTCAATGAGGGGCGCTTAAAG ATGTTTAAGCTAGAAGATGTGGCAATGGGCATTTGGATCGATGATATGAAGAAAGAAGGTTTAGAAGTTCGATATGAGAAGGAAGAGAGGATATTTACTGAGGGTTGCAAGGATGGATATGTCATTGCCCACTATCAAGGTCCAAGAGAGATGATGTGTTTGTGGCAGAAACTCCAGGAGACAAAAAGAGCTAGATGTTGTGGTGATCCATAA